The following is a genomic window from Streptomyces lincolnensis.
GGGAGGGGCGTAGTCGACCGCCGTACGGGGGAAGCGCTTTCCATGACTCGAAGCACCCGCCGCGCGGCCGTCGTCGGCACCGGCCACCGCGCCCAGCTGTTCACCCGGGCCCTGGCCGAGCGCCCCGGTCACCTGGTCGCCGCCCTCTGCGATCCCAGCCCGACCCGGATGGCCTTCCACAACGGACTGCTCGCCGCCGCCGGCGAACCCGCCGCCACCTCGTGGGAGCCCGACCGCTTCGCCGACATGCTGGCGAAGGAGGACATCGACGAGGTCGTCGTCACCACCGTCGACGCCGAGCACGACCGCTACATCGTCCCCGCGCTGAAGGCCGGGTGCCGCGTCGTCACCGAGAAGCCCATGACCGTCGACGCGGACCGCTGCGCCCGCATCCTGGACACCGTCCGCGACACCGGCAACTCCCTGACCGTCGCCTTCAACTACCGCTTCAACCCCGCCCACGAGAAGGTCCGCGCCCTGCTCGCCGAGGGCGCGATCGGCGAGGTGCTGTCCGTCCACTTCGAGTGGCTGCTGGACGTACGGCACGGCGCGGACTACTTCCGTCGCTGGCATCGGGAGAAACACCACAGCGGCGGCCTGATGGTGCACAAGTCGAGCCACCACTTCGACCTGGTCAACTGGTGGCTGGGCGACGAGCCCCGGGAGGCCTTCGGCTACGGCCGGCTCGCCTTCTACGGCCGGGAGGCGGGCGAACGCCACGGACTGCGCCGGGACTACGACCGCGCCCACGGCGCCGCCCCGGCCGCCGACGATCCCTTCGCCCTGGACCTCGCGGCCGACGACACTCTGCGCGCCCTCTACCTGGACGCCGAACCGGACAACGGCTACGTCCGCGACCGCAACGTCTTCGACGGCCCCGTCACCATCGAGGACGACATGTCCGTCCTGGTCCGCTACGCCCGGGGCGCGACGATGACGTACCACCTGACCGCCTACTCCCCGTGGGAGGGCTATCGGGTGATGTTCAACGGCAGCGCGGGACGCCTGGAGCTGGAGGTGGAGGAGAGCCGCTGGCAGCCCCCGCGCAGCCGGATCACCTCCGCCAGTGGCGCGGTGCACGGTGACACCGCCGCCGAGCACGCGGGCGGGGCGCGACTCACCCTCCGGCCGCTGTGGCGGCCCCCGGTCGAGGTGCCGCTCGTGACCACGCACGAGGCGCACGGCGGCGGGGATCCGCGCATGCTCGACGCGCTGTTCGGGCCCGTGCGGTCCGTGGAGTCCGGAGAGCCTGCGGATGCCGGCGCCGGTACCCACCCGACGGCCACCGAACGCGACGGAGCCCTGGCGCTCGCCGTGGGACTCGCCGCCAACCGGTGCTTCGAGACGGGAGAGCCGGTCCGGATCCGGGATCTGGTGCCCGGGGTGTGGCGCGCGTAGCGGCGGCCGGTCAGCTCCAGGCGCGGTACGGCTCGTCGAGCAGCTGGAAGACCGGCTCGCCGCGCACCGGGTCCTTCGTGGTGGACAGCCGTACCCGGTCCCCGCTGTGGATGCCGATGGGCGGGCCCATGACCCGGCCGCGCACGACGAAGCCCTCGGCCATCTCGATCAGTGACACATTGCGCGCGGCGGGAGTGTTGCGGTGCACCACCGTGGAGTGGCGGACCGTCCCGGCACCCTCGCTGCGCTCCGTACGCAGGTCGCTGCCCTGGCAGACCGGACACAGCAGCCGGTGGTACATGGCCGTACCGCACCAGTTGCAGCGCTGGAAGAGGATGGCCTCGGTGTCGGCGCTCCGGGGGGCCGGGGGCCTCGGGTCCAGGAGGCCCGCCGCGGAGCCGACGGTCTGACGGGAGACGTTTCCTGAGGGGTGGTACACGCTGGTCAACTCCCTGCGCTCGGCCGGAAATCCCACGTGCCGGATGACCGTGCACGCACGTGCCCGGTCGCCGTGCCACCGTGCACGGCCTCAGCGTATGGCACTCAGTGCCACTCGTAAAGGCACTGCGTACCCCTTGATGTGTCCCCTGTCGACCGAGGGGCGGCCGGCGGGCCGTTCGACCGGCCGACCGCCCGCGTCAGTCGCGCCCCAGCGTGGTCTCGATCTCCTGGACGACCCGCCACAGCGGCGCCCCGCGCCGGGAGACGACCACCACCACGTCCTCGGGCTCCTCGGCGACGACGGGTGCCGGTCCGGCGCCGAAGGCGGACTGCACGTACCCGAGAGCGTGGTCCACCGTGGCGGTCGCGTCGCCCTGGCCGTCCGAACGCAGCCAGGAGCGCAGCGCGTTGTTGTGTGCCGCGACCACGGCGGCCGCGATCACGTCGGCCTGGAGGGTGCCGTCACGCCGGCCCGCGAACCGCGCGCGCAGATACTCCGCGAGGGCGCGCTCGTAGCGCCACACCACCGACAGTTCGTAGGCGCGAAGTCCGGGCACCCGCTTGGTCAGGCGGTAGCGCTGCACCGAGAACGTCGGGTTCTCCGCGTACATCCGCAGCACCAGCCGGGCCGCGTCGCAGACCCGCGCCACGGGCTCCTCGGTGCCCTCGCCGGAGGCCAGGAACGCCGTCATGTCGGCCAGGCACCGCTCGTGGTCGGGGAAGACCACGTCCTCCTTGGAGGGGAAGTAGCGGAAGAACGACCGCCGCCCGACGCCGGCGAGCCCCACGATGTCCTCGACGGTGGTCTGCTCGTACCCGCGCTCCAGGAACAGCCGGAAGGCGGCCGCGACCAGCGCGTCCCGCATGGGCGGTTTCCCGGCCGCGGCCTGAGCCGTCTCGTCCTTCTCGGCGCGGCGGGCCGCGGCCCTGCTGGAGCTCATGGACGCGAACGTAGCACCCGGACCGGTACCGATGGCACTCAGTGCTGCCGGAAGAGGGTACTGAGTGTCGATCCACGACGACTGAACTCCTGGAGCGGCAGCCGCGTATCACTTCCCGGGGAAGGCCGGAGGTCCCTGTGGAAGGGGACAGAAGGAGTGCAGTATGCCGACACCGCCCGACCGGGGTACATCTCACGACGGTCCGCTTCTCGAACCGGTCCATGTGCTGCGCCTCCGCAACACCGACGCTCTCGCCGAGCTGATGCGGGAGTACCAGCGGGACAACGGCGTCTACGAGAAGGTGCCCCTGCCCGCGCCGACATCCGGCATCGAGCAGGCGACGGAGGAGCTGCCGCGCGTCACCGGCGGCCGCCCGGCTCCGCCCGTCGCCCGTGGCAGGGTGCCGGGCCTGCGCCGTACCGCCGTCGCGGCGGCCGTGACCGCCGCGGCCGTCATCGGCTTCGGCTGCGCCCTCGTCCTGCCCGGCCGGAACGCCGACACCGCCGCACCGGCCCCGTCCGCGCCCCAGGAGACGTCGGCGCCCCCGGCCGCGTCGGCGCCCCCGGCCGCGTCCGCCGCGCCCACCCCGACCGTCTCCTCCGCCACCGACCCGGACGGCGCCGGCACGCTCCGACAGGGTGCCGCAGGGCCCGAGGTCAGTGACCTCCAGCAACGGCTGCTGCGCATCCCGGACGTCTACGACAACGGCCCCACCAGTGGCAGCTACGACGCCGTACTGACCGAGGCGGTGGCCCGCTTCCAGCTCTGGTACGGCATCCGCGGCGACGAGACCGGGGTCTACGGCGACGACACCCGGCAGGCCCTGGAGTCCCGGACGGGCGGGGTGAGCGGGGGATGACCCCGGACCCCGGGCCCCTTCCCCCGCGCACCGATGGCATCGGGGGCCGTGGCGTGATGAGCTGAGCCGCGGGACCCCTGACAGAAGCCACAGCACCAGGACCAAGAGGAGCGGAGCGATCATGGCGGGCATGGACGTGTTCCTCGGCCGGCTGAATCCCGACATGTGCGTGGTGACGGCCGCGGCCGACGGTGAACGGGCGGGCTGTCTGGTCGGCTTCGCCTCCCAGTGCTCCATCCAGCCACCCCGGTTCGTGGTGTGGCTGTCCAAGGTGAACCACACCTACCGGGTGGCCCGCTCCGCCCGGTTCCTCGCCGTGCACCTGCTCACCCCCGAACAGCACGACCTGGCCGAGCTGTTCGGCTCACGCACCGGCGACCGGACGGACAAGTTCGCCCACGTCCGCTGGCGCGAGGACCAGGACGGGGCGGTCGTCCTGGCGGACGCCGCGGCCTGGTTCGTCGGCGGGATCGTGCTGCGTGCCGACGGAGGCGACCACGTCGGCTTCGTCCTGGACCCGGTCGCCTCCGGCGAGGGGGAGCGGCCGGGCAAGGGCCCTCTGCTGCGGCTCGACGACGCGGTGTCCATCCCTCCCGGTCACCCGCTGGACTGAACCTCCGCCCCACGGCTCGAACACCGGGCAACGCGTCGGGAAAGTGACGGCGTCGATGAATCGCCGGACGTCACTATGGGCAGCCCTCGTCCGAGGGCTCGTCCGTCCCGAAACCGAAGGCCACGCCGATGAGCGGCTCCCGCATCCCGGGCCTGGTGCTGCCCGCCGTATTTTTGCTGGCCCTGGTCGTGGGCGTGGTCTGGTACTGGAGGCACCGCGGGGACGACTGAGCGCCGGGCGACCGGACGGGCGCCGCCCGTCACGCCGGGTCGGTCGGCACCCGGATGTCGAGGACGCACACGTCGTCCCGCCCGTCGCCCTCCAGCAGCGCGGCCAGCAGCGGTGCCAGGGAGCTCGGCCCGTCCGTGTGATGGATCAGAGCGGCCTCGGCGAGGCGTTCCAGGCCGCTGTCGATGCCCTCCGTGGGCCGCTCCACCAGCCCGTCCGTGTACAGGATCAGCCGGTCACCCGGCCGCAGGAGGCATTCCGCCTCCTCGAAGACCGGAGTGCCGGTCGCCCCGAGCAGCATCCCGCGTGGCCGGCCCAGGTAGCGCACCTCGCCGTCGCGCAACAGCAACGGCGGCGGATGGCCCGCCTGCGCCCACTCCAGGCGCCGCTCGTCGGGGTGGTAGCGCGCCAGCACCATGGTCGCGGTGCCGTGGGTGTCCCGGGAGTGCAGCAGCAGCGTGTTCAGCCGGGCCAGTGCCCCGGTCAGCGACGACCCGGTGATGACCATGCCCTTGGCGGTGAAGCGGAGCTGGGCCATCGTGGCGACCGCGTCGATCCCATGACCGGCGACGTCACCGACCACGAACAGGGCGTCCCCGTCGGGCAGTTCGATGGCGCTGAACCAGTCGCCGCCGACATGCAGCCCCGACTGCGCGGGCAGGTAGGCGACCTCGACCCGCAGCCCCGCCAGCCGCACCGGCCGGGTGGGCAGGGGCAGCAGCGCGTGCTGGAGCCGGGCGGCCAGGGTCCGCTCGGCGCGCAGGACGCCGTGCTGGGTGAGGATCGCCCGCTCGCTCTCGACGAGGGCGAGTTCCACGCTGCGCAGGGCGGTGACGTCCTGGACGAAGCCGTGTACCTCCACCGGCGTCCCGTCGACGTCCGGCACCGCTTCGGCGACGGCCCGCAGATGCCGCACGCCGCCTCCGGCCCAGATCCGGAACGGTACGTCGAACGGCCGCCCCGATCCGATGAGTTCGCGTACGGCACGGGCCAGCGTCGGCGCGTCCTCGGGCAGCGTGTGGCCCGGGAGGTCGGCGAGTGGGATCGGGCCCTGCGCCGGGTCACGGTCGAAGATGGCGAAGACCTGGGACGACCAGCCGATCTCGTGAGTGACCAGGTTCCAGGTCGCCCACCCCAGATTGCCCAGCCGCTGCACGTCGGCCAGCCGCTGTTCCTGCCGGTCGGAGGACTCGCGGCGGATCCAGGTGATGATCAGCCCGCTGCCCAGCCGGGCGGCCCGCACCGCGTACATGGCGAGCCCCGCGGTACCGGCCACGACCTCCTGGTGGGCGAACGGCTCGCTCTCGTACGGCTCCCCGGTGGTCAGGGCGTGCACGCAGCCGTGCCACAGCTCCTCGTCCGCCAGGCTCGGGAAGCACTCCAGGATCCGCCGGCCGACCAGTTCCTGCTCGGCGCGGCCGAGGACGTCGACCGCCTGCGCCGTCGTCGCGTCGATGCGGTAGTCCTCGACGTCTCCCGAGGGGGTGCGCAGCGGTGTCAGCAGCAGGGCGGCACCCGGCAGCGAGGCGAACACCGCCTGCGCGGCCCGCGCCGTACCGATGACCGGCTCCTGCCGGTCGCCGATGGTGCGCAGCAGCCCGCCGCACAGCCGGGCCACCGCCCGCAGCAGGTGCCGCACGGGAGGCGTGAACGGCCCGCCGCGGGTCCGCAGGACGCCGACGCAGACCTCGGCCGTGTCTCCGGACGGTACGGGGAGCCAGGCGCGGGAGCGCCAGCGCCCGGGCGGATCGCCGATGAGCAGATACCGTTCCCGGTCCGCGTCGATGTTCTCCAGCCAGTGCGGTTCCCGTGTGCGCAACGCGTCGAACGCGGCTATCCCGCTCAGTGGGGGTACCTGGCTCCACTGGGCGGCCAGGGCGTGGTCGACACCGGCGTGCCCGATCAGCTGGAGTCCGCCGGTGGGCTGGCGACGGAAGATCATGACCGCGTCGGCTTCCACGTCCGACGCGAGGTGCGCCAGCAGGCACCGGGCGAGCTCCTGCGGGGCGCCGACGTGGACCAGGGCCTGGCCGAGGCGGCTCAGCGCGGCGAACTCGTCGTCCGGGCCCGCGGTGTCGTCCCCGTCGGCCGTCTCCCCGGTGCGGACGGACGTGGGCATGGATCCGTCGTCGGACACGGCGGCGGGCGGGGGCCCGGGCGGTTCGGGGCGCAGCGGGGGCTGGAGACCCCCGAGCGTGATCCAGCACTCCTCCAGCAGCGTGCGCTGCGCGGTCTTGGCGCGCTGCAACAGCTCTTCGCCGGCGGCGTCCGGTGAGCACCCCGTCTGCGCCATCAGCGCGCCCTTGGCCCGCTCCACGACGGCGGATGTGGCCGTCTGGTCCCGCAGCCGGTCCAGCTCGGCACGCTGGCGGGCAACGATCTTGGCCAGCGCGGCCATGTCGGGCGCGGCGCCGGGATCAGCGGGGCTGGCGGGCTCGCTCGTCACGCGTCGAGCATCGCACATCGGGCGCAGTCGGATCGTGGTCTTGTCCCACGGAACGCACGCATCGGTGAATTCCGCCGTCGGCGCGTGCCCTGCCTCGCCGGGCCGATCCGCCGTCAGTGGTCGGGCGGCCGGTACAGCCACTGCCGCAGCACCCTGCTCAGCAGCGGCATGACCACGAAGGTCAGCGCCGGGAGCAGCACCAGGGGGAACATCGCGGCGCGCAGCGGCAGCGGCCAGGCGGCCGTCGCGGGTGTCACCAGCCACTGGATCAGCAGCACGAACGGGTAGGCGCCGAGGAAGGTGGTCAGCACCATCTTCCACCGGGGCGGGGCCTGCACGGTCGTGCCCGGCAGCGCGAACCAGGTCTCCATCCCGGTGGTCGACTGGCGCTCGCTGCCGATCTCCGTCGCCACGCCCTCGATCCGCTTGTGCCAGTCGGCCCGTTCCGGCGACTCCAGCCAGGCGGTGAGCCGCTGCGGATCGGACCAGCGCAGCACGGAGTGATAGCGGTGCCCGTCCTCCGGGTGCAGCCACGAGACGCCCTCGTTGCCGGGGAACTGTCTGGCGCAGCGGGTGATCCCGCGCGTCCACTTCTCGAACTCGCGCTCGTGGCCCGGACGCACCCGCCAGGTCAGCACCGTGGTGATCGGCTCGCCGTGCCGTACTTCGGTGGTGCTCATGGTCACCACGTGTGCCACGCGGGGTCCGAGTTATGCCCTGCGGGCACGGATGCGACGGCTCCGGGGCGGGCGGTCAGCGGCTGTGGGTGTGGTCCACCAGTGCCTGGGTGACGGCGCGGACACTGCGTGCGATGTGCTGCAACTGGCCGACCTCCGCCGCGTACAGCTTGATCGTGTGCTCGATGACCGACTCCGGGAGTCCCAGTGCGGGCAGGTCGGCCCGTGCGGTCTGGAGGGCGGTGCGGGCGACGCGGATCTCGTGCTGGACCTGGATCTGCGCGTGACGGGCGAGCAGCACGGGGTGCCGGATCAGGGCCGGATAGCTGGCGTAACGCGCCGGGACCAGTTCGCGCAGCCACTTGGCGGCCGAGCGTTCCCAGTCGTAGCTGCCGGGGTTCTTGACCTGGCACGGCCAGTCCGGGCTGATGCGCGTTGTCGTCAGGGTCATGGTCATCGCTTCCGGGGGTGCGGCGTCGTGAGGGTGATCCGACGGGGTGGGGCGGCCCCGGTCTAGGGGATGACCGGGGCCGCCACGGGCGCTCGCGCAAGGCGGCGCCCGACCGAACATCCGTGGCGCCGACGCGGGTAGGAGACGGCGGCTACGAGTGTTCGTGCGAGCGGAACGTCCCGGTGCGGCCCGGGGTGCGATCCGTGAGCAGTATTTATATATGCCGTCCGCTTTGCAAGGAGCATGAAAACATTCATGCGCGCTTTGTTGCGGATGGTCGCGGATGGTCCCCTTGTCAGGCCGCTTGTCAGTCCCGCAGGAAGAACTGGTGCTGGTCGGAGATCTGCTCGTACCCTTCCAGCCGCGCCTGCGTACGCTCCGGGTCGGCGTCGGTCATCGCCTGGAGCAGCGCCGCGGCCATCACACCGGGCGCCGCGTAGGAATCGAAGACCAGGCGGGAGCCGGT
Proteins encoded in this region:
- a CDS encoding Gfo/Idh/MocA family protein; amino-acid sequence: MTRSTRRAAVVGTGHRAQLFTRALAERPGHLVAALCDPSPTRMAFHNGLLAAAGEPAATSWEPDRFADMLAKEDIDEVVVTTVDAEHDRYIVPALKAGCRVVTEKPMTVDADRCARILDTVRDTGNSLTVAFNYRFNPAHEKVRALLAEGAIGEVLSVHFEWLLDVRHGADYFRRWHREKHHSGGLMVHKSSHHFDLVNWWLGDEPREAFGYGRLAFYGREAGERHGLRRDYDRAHGAAPAADDPFALDLAADDTLRALYLDAEPDNGYVRDRNVFDGPVTIEDDMSVLVRYARGATMTYHLTAYSPWEGYRVMFNGSAGRLELEVEESRWQPPRSRITSASGAVHGDTAAEHAGGARLTLRPLWRPPVEVPLVTTHEAHGGGDPRMLDALFGPVRSVESGEPADAGAGTHPTATERDGALALAVGLAANRCFETGEPVRIRDLVPGVWRA
- a CDS encoding Zn-ribbon domain-containing OB-fold protein; its protein translation is MYHPSGNVSRQTVGSAAGLLDPRPPAPRSADTEAILFQRCNWCGTAMYHRLLCPVCQGSDLRTERSEGAGTVRHSTVVHRNTPAARNVSLIEMAEGFVVRGRVMGPPIGIHSGDRVRLSTTKDPVRGEPVFQLLDEPYRAWS
- a CDS encoding TetR family transcriptional regulator, whose amino-acid sequence is MSSSRAAARRAEKDETAQAAAGKPPMRDALVAAAFRLFLERGYEQTTVEDIVGLAGVGRRSFFRYFPSKEDVVFPDHERCLADMTAFLASGEGTEEPVARVCDAARLVLRMYAENPTFSVQRYRLTKRVPGLRAYELSVVWRYERALAEYLRARFAGRRDGTLQADVIAAAVVAAHNNALRSWLRSDGQGDATATVDHALGYVQSAFGAGPAPVVAEEPEDVVVVVSRRGAPLWRVVQEIETTLGRD
- a CDS encoding peptidoglycan-binding domain-containing protein; the protein is MPTPPDRGTSHDGPLLEPVHVLRLRNTDALAELMREYQRDNGVYEKVPLPAPTSGIEQATEELPRVTGGRPAPPVARGRVPGLRRTAVAAAVTAAAVIGFGCALVLPGRNADTAAPAPSAPQETSAPPAASAPPAASAAPTPTVSSATDPDGAGTLRQGAAGPEVSDLQQRLLRIPDVYDNGPTSGSYDAVLTEAVARFQLWYGIRGDETGVYGDDTRQALESRTGGVSGG
- a CDS encoding flavin reductase family protein; this encodes MAGMDVFLGRLNPDMCVVTAAADGERAGCLVGFASQCSIQPPRFVVWLSKVNHTYRVARSARFLAVHLLTPEQHDLAELFGSRTGDRTDKFAHVRWREDQDGAVVLADAAAWFVGGIVLRADGGDHVGFVLDPVASGEGERPGKGPLLRLDDAVSIPPGHPLD
- a CDS encoding SpoIIE family protein phosphatase encodes the protein MAALAKIVARQRAELDRLRDQTATSAVVERAKGALMAQTGCSPDAAGEELLQRAKTAQRTLLEECWITLGGLQPPLRPEPPGPPPAAVSDDGSMPTSVRTGETADGDDTAGPDDEFAALSRLGQALVHVGAPQELARCLLAHLASDVEADAVMIFRRQPTGGLQLIGHAGVDHALAAQWSQVPPLSGIAAFDALRTREPHWLENIDADRERYLLIGDPPGRWRSRAWLPVPSGDTAEVCVGVLRTRGGPFTPPVRHLLRAVARLCGGLLRTIGDRQEPVIGTARAAQAVFASLPGAALLLTPLRTPSGDVEDYRIDATTAQAVDVLGRAEQELVGRRILECFPSLADEELWHGCVHALTTGEPYESEPFAHQEVVAGTAGLAMYAVRAARLGSGLIITWIRRESSDRQEQRLADVQRLGNLGWATWNLVTHEIGWSSQVFAIFDRDPAQGPIPLADLPGHTLPEDAPTLARAVRELIGSGRPFDVPFRIWAGGGVRHLRAVAEAVPDVDGTPVEVHGFVQDVTALRSVELALVESERAILTQHGVLRAERTLAARLQHALLPLPTRPVRLAGLRVEVAYLPAQSGLHVGGDWFSAIELPDGDALFVVGDVAGHGIDAVATMAQLRFTAKGMVITGSSLTGALARLNTLLLHSRDTHGTATMVLARYHPDERRLEWAQAGHPPPLLLRDGEVRYLGRPRGMLLGATGTPVFEEAECLLRPGDRLILYTDGLVERPTEGIDSGLERLAEAALIHHTDGPSSLAPLLAALLEGDGRDDVCVLDIRVPTDPA
- a CDS encoding antibiotic biosynthesis monooxygenase; amino-acid sequence: MSTTEVRHGEPITTVLTWRVRPGHEREFEKWTRGITRCARQFPGNEGVSWLHPEDGHRYHSVLRWSDPQRLTAWLESPERADWHKRIEGVATEIGSERQSTTGMETWFALPGTTVQAPPRWKMVLTTFLGAYPFVLLIQWLVTPATAAWPLPLRAAMFPLVLLPALTFVVMPLLSRVLRQWLYRPPDH